In the genome of Arabidopsis thaliana chromosome 4, partial sequence, the window TTatcgaaaaaaataattttatttttgatatgatCTGATAATTTGTTGTTTAGTATTGTCATTTTGAACCTAATATTATTGTATCTAAATCGTCAAAACAATTTCATTATATCACTTATTTAGcatcaaaactataaaaaaattgtttaataatttgttattatcggaaaaataatcttatttttaataccaaaatatctgataatttgttgtttactaTTGTTCATTGTGATCTTAATATTGTTATATCTAATTCgtcaaaatgattttattgtttcacTTATCTAGCAACAAAACGACAAAAAgttgtttaataatttattgttaTCGGAAAAAATGATCTTGTTTTTGATATGATACAAAGATATATGATactttgtttataattttcattttgatcCAAATATTGTTGTATCTAAGTTGTTGAAATGAATTCATTGTATCATTTATCTAACAACAAAACGATcgaaaattatttaataatttattgttatcaggaaaaaataatcttaCGACAAAAAgttgtttaataatttattgttatcgaaaaaaaaaaattaatttttgatatGATTCGAAGAATTCTCATAATTTTATTGTGTATTGTTGtcattttaatttgaatattattatatctAAGTCAAATGATTTTATTGTATCACTTATAATTTCATTGTACCACTTATTTAGTAACAAAACGACAAAAAGTTGTTTGGTAATTTGTTGttattggaagaaaaaaaatatcttacatAGTTCTCAAAAATTCGTTTTCAATTTTCGATttaattttagcaaaaaaaattagagaagaGGATAAGAAATGTGTCGGATGAAGAGGACATGTTGGAACAGATTTGGAATAAcgtttaaagactttatagGGGCAAAAACATTTATGTTTCTTTGCTAAATTTGGAAGCAATTCCATATCCTCCTAAACAAAATCGACCTCTCATTTAtcctttgttctttcttttttgcacttttcttttctttcatataaatgtattttctcttttaaatttttataaatttgacaATTGTTTATCAAACTTATAGTTCAATCAAACAATTGACATGGTCAATATATTTGAGTGGTGGCGATATTAACATGTTGAATGAATAATAGAGAAATAATAGAAACATATTTCTATAAATCAATGTTTCCTAGATCTAACGAAGAAGACAGGTTGCGAAATATCTAAAAACGTGTAGCTCATCCGATTCAAGAAGcaattattatatttctttatttggaAGATAGTGAAATTACACACGATTACGACACAATGTCTTCGTTTTCATAGTCACTTAACCTATTAAACCATAGTAATACGTACGGAccaaaaatatcttcaatGTCGTAGCTCAGCTCCTACGAGGCTGAATTGTATtcttttataaagaaaacaaggcACACAAATTTGATTGAAAGCGATTTAATATATGCATAATAATAAGGAACATGTATATACATTTCACTCATTAATGCTTCTTTAGACATTAGTTCCTCTCAACTTGCTAATGCAATCCAATCGAAAGACGGACTTGAAAAACTTTAGTAGATTActtctcttttgatttctactcgcttagatatttatttattcgaCATTTACGTTTGGCAGCCATACCTTTTTGTCTAATAGTTTAATGGGATATTTATCCATAGACCATAGaataaatatactttaaaatatatctttttatttttaataatccaaaaataattCTTGTAAATATAGTGACTACGTTAAATAactataagaagaaaaacaaaatagtttgtgtctttaacaaaaaaaaacaacttataaTTTCTTGTAAATGTAGTAAGAAAATTGTGTCCATTTTAACCGCTGCAATACTAGTCTCTCTGATCAACTaaaaactattcaaaattaaGTATAACTATCTGATGAGCCAAACCCAAACATCTAAGAAAAGTAGGTACGCcattgttatttaatttgatcaaGGGGATGGagaatatatttgaaaagcTAAACTAGTCTAGCTAAGTAAAATACTATTGAACTAATGTCACTTGAGATTAAAAAAGGTTCATGTATGGGTAACAAAGAAAAGTATGGAGTGGTAAACTACATCGCAACGATGAGCATCACATGTGGAATGGTATGGTTACATTAATTTATTATCGAGTTCGGTGGGAAACATTTAGTACAATATAAAATTGCTTATAACTCATTTCAAGTATTTATTAGTACAAAGAAATCTCTTTAACGAAGATAAAATTAgtctatataaattttttttataaccttAATAAAAAGTCAACTGTTAGTatagttataaacttataactTATAACATTTGCCAACTAAACGATATGTTTCATGCAACAATATTTCTTGAGAGGTATTAGGTTAAAAAGAAACCATGTGACCCCCAAATTCCACAATGTGTAATCTCCGCCACAAGTTTTAAGATGTCAATTtattacttttactttttttttttattattattcttctcATCTTTTGTCTTCCATGTATACTAATTTTCTGCATACAACTTCCCTTTTTGTCATCGAGCATCTCAACCAAACAACACAATAATATTCccaatttgattatatatatcttactaCTAAGACGaagtttcttcaaaaaaagGTTCGTATACtctactttttagtttttaagcATAGAGTGTTGTTACTGCTGCTTCCGATCCAAATCAGAACTTACTTCATTCGaagatagaaaacaaattgtaacAGTTTAAAGCGTCTAAATAGGACACCAATTATTTGTTCTCTCGGAATGTTTTTATAATGTAAAGGAGCTTATGCATGTGATGTACGTAAAGAGTGTATACGTACACGCGTCGATATCACACATGATAATAGTGCCACCTCTTAAGGAGGCATGAGGGATCATGCATGCATGCCCCATCCATCTCGACCGTTCATTATGCTTCAAAATGAATACTTTTCTTACATTATTCCaccaaacatttaaaataatttattatttatacatattgAATTATCGATCCCACGATCATGACTACTACGTGATCCTCTTTATTCCCCCTTAATTACTCAACTTTGATTTATATAGTCACCATTTCTTGGTCTTATCCACAAAACTTCAACTCCATATTTCAGAAATTTCGTGTCTTTTATAAAGCAGTACTTcgctttttaagttttaacgtGAATCATGGATGTTGTGAAAAATTGAACGTAGTAATTTCttaaattcatcttttttttagttaaagttttcttaaattcatTCTATGTACAATACATCAATGTTTAGTATCCAACACGTATAATgaatactataatatttttaatactaaaaaatgCACGCAAAAGTGACACTAATTAACAAGAAATTTTGCAAATATATAAACGTTCTAAAATGAACTAATTGATTGTTAGACGCGtgtagaaaaacaatatcatataGTGCCAATCGAATCcgaatattttgttttttacgtCTTCAACTAGCAAACTTACTTTAACTGGTTATgaagggaaaacaaaaaaaaaacttaaaatctGTAATACCAAACAGGgatgaaatatcaaaaagaaataatgtGATTTGTAATATCAAATATCACATTATTTGCCTCAACGTAACGTGACAAAGTTCACCCTTGTGGACACGTGTCTTGTCCTTGCAGCACGTGTCTTTGGATGGTAAATACAGTACCAAATTACTTTCCGAAAATATTTATGAGAAGTTGAAATAATCAGTAATGTTCACAAAATTGTACGGAAAGGTATACGTGGCTGAGTCCTTTTGGTTGTTTGACCACAAGCGTGTCCTTTCTCAGTGACATCACAAACCAAGAATCTGAACTCTCGTTAGGATCTTATCACGTGTCAACATGTACGTCGCCCCAACAATTTGTGAGTTTGATCGTAGATTATATAACTCGTAATATAATTTGTCACTTTTCTAATTCGTACAAGTTATAATATATggtttttaatgaattttcaaaaattatttaaaagcTACTCATACAATTAACTCTAAAAAGAATAGAGCACTCGATTAGATGGAGCCAATGTCACTTCCATTTCACTTCAAGTGGTAcagagtctttttttttttttttttttttttgttaaacctTGCTTTCATTCAATGGAACATAGAACAATTACAAGAAATAGAGTTTAAGAACTCAAAGATTAAAGCATTACAACAAACGGTATTCCCCAATaccataaaaagaaagataaagtgCATCGATTTGAATTCCATGAGAGCTTTGAGGCATAAGCAAAGAAGCACAGTGCAACATGTGAGGTCACAGTAAATCGAAGGATCATCCTCGAAATAGTCGAAGGACAACAGGTTGGTCACGGTCAAGGGACGTAGTGACGTTGACAAAGACATCGAAGCTATAGATCTCACCGGGGCTAGCTGCAATACCCACGGAAAAAGGATAGCAAGGATTCGAAGGACTATGGTTCTATAGTCGGTTAAGGTTAGCTTTAGGATCCAACACAAAAGGCAAACAAATCTCCGATCAATAGCGGCATACACTATGAGACAATGAAACATGATGATGGACATAGTGATGAGCTTGAAGGCGATAGATGAGCTACTTGGTGACCATTGAGCGATGAAAACCCATAATTCAAAGCCACATTTGACACAAAGGCAAGTACAATTCAGAAAAATTAGAGAGAAGGTCTTCAAGACTTTGGAATGAGGCCACACATTCCTAGATATAGCTAAAACCAGGATTCGCAAATGATAAATGAAGAACCAAAACCTCCATGGTGATATCTCTATCAAATGGTGTCCATGGCCATTGATAAGAGGAGATCGACACAAAAAGATTAATGGGCCTAACATAGAATTAAAGAAATCAGATCTGAGAATAAAAGCCTTACAAGTTCTAAAACAACAGATGGGCTTGGGCCTGAAAGGAAGAAATGGGCCAGCGAAAGAAACTAGGTCCACTGGGGAAAACCCTAGTTTCATGTCGAGGTGCCAAAACGCTGAGGTAGAGCGGCGGCTGTCCAAGAAAGGCGAGATGATTTGCAGCGCAGGAGTCATCTCCGATGAGTGAAAGATCGTTGGAAGCAGACTATGACCATGGCTCAAGTAGGTGGCAAAGATCCAGGGGGTCGCATCCTTTTCTACATGGGATAGCTCCGAGCACGAATCTGTCCAAAGAGCTGCAGCAGAGGAATGGGAGAAGGAGAGAGCATGTTGCTTCAACCTTCCTTCCTTGATTTGTGTTGAAGAGCGTCCTGGTAGAGATGCAAGGTGAGGTAGATTGGTTAACAAGTTATGGGCTGGAATAACAAGGGGAATAACAAGAGGGGAAAGGATGGGAAAAAGCTTCAAAAggggaaaaataaagaaggaaactaAGGTAACGAAATAGCGAcgaaaagaagagaagttgGGGTCCCGATGCCGGTGAACAGAGGCTTCACCGGCGCCGGAAAGAGTAGTCGATGAGAGAGCTTCGATAATCGGACCTGAAAGAGAAATAGTTTTTACTTTAGTTAGTTTTGTGGTACAGAGTCTCTGAATTGGAATTGACGTTTTAGATATACAATGgtatccatatatatatataccaaattacCAATGGTATAATACCATCATAAATTCATTATCACATCACTTTTATTTTAGTGAATGAAGATGTAAATATgctattatgaaaaaaatttgatggaaaacaaaatcattgatATAATTGTTTTCACTCGTACTTAGGAAGACTCCCTAATAGTAAAGCAAAGTTAGACGATATTGTTTTCGTCTTTGGACacgaaatattttgaaaaccttCCGACATAAATTAACGGTGAAGGccttttaaaagttttgtcgttaaaaatatgatttgacAAATCGACTTAGTTAGTGGGTTTCTGGAGATGTGTACTATCATGGAAAAGAAcgagaaagatttttttttttaaaagttgatGTGATTGGGCCCAATTAGAAAAGTTTTCGGTCCATACAAAAGCCTAGTAAGGTTGTGTTAACTAGatcattattaaaaatatttttggttgattagtattattattaattggCCGATTGACTGAAAAATAATCTGATATGGTTTTGCCatcttttttgaaataatcgttaaatcattttataaaactatCCACATGTAAAACAATGCATGAATATATACAGTTGTTAATCGTCTAATATTGTTagtttattttgataattgaATTGTACTATTCTTGCAGCTGTTTGAATGGTTAGATGTTGAATCTTACCTGGTACACAAATCATTACTGGTTAGAGCACAGAAATCATATATGGACCGGCACAACATTGAAATAAGAACCATCTTCTCTAATCAGGTAACTAAAAAGGAGGTCACGAAACCTCAACGAAGATGTGAACGCAAACTAACTCTCTCGTCACAACTCTTAAACTCAGTCTCTCGTCAGTCGTCACAACTCTcaaggttttgttttagatttatatgtatgtaatacatgaatcttttgtttttgaacttaTGTATACATGAATCTAAAACGTGCATTTTTCTAATCTAATCAATATCTTACCTcctttttccaaatatttaatCGACATAGTCCAAAAACTGTATGTTCATCCATAATTAATAACAACAATAGGTCTTGTAAAACCCCTTTAGTATGTTGTAAAACCTAGCAAATCTACTAGATCGCATCTAACATATCTGTTTATCAAATTTAACATGTGTAATTATCTAGATTTAAAAGaatctctctcattttctaaaaaacaaattttatttttctttaacagacttttattttctaaacatcagatttaaattgtatttttaattatcttgaTGCTATATATTGGGAACCACGATACTAACAGACTTTCGTTGTCGCatgtaaaatgttttttttttgtaatcagACTTCCAACCACCAACTTAGAAAAGTATCTATAAAACAGAGACCAATCAAGAATACActtatctcttttcttaaaagaatcttttttttttttttacttcattgactctttttctctatctctctagATCGAAAGGGAAAAGGAGATAGAGATTGAAGATGCGTGACGCAATCATCGCCGATCCTCTTCTGGCCATCGACCATGAAACAGTcgcagagaagaagaaacagagcaaaaatcTAAAGATTTCTCTTTTACTGCTTCTGATTCTCTTAGCAACTTCAggtctgttttttgttttactccAATAATCGAGGAAACATTTACTTCTAGTTAATGAAACAATACAACATCTTTTTTCACTAGTGAAAAAGACttgttttggaaataaatatttctgaTTAATGTGTTCTGAAATTTCTTAGGTTATTATAGCTTTAGTGACAACATTACAACAGTTTTCTTATCAAGACAAGCtattgatgatgatcataGTCTTAGCCTTGGAACCATCAGTGACGTGGTTGAATCTGAGAATGGTGTTGTGGCTGCTGACGACGCTCGATGTTCCGAGATCGGTGCCTCTGTTCTTAGAAGTGGCGGTCATGCGGTGGACGCCGCCGTGGCTATTACTTTATGTGTTGGTGTTGTTAATCCAATGTCTAGTGGAATCGGTGGTGGTTctttcttgattgttagcTCGCAGAAAGATTCCAAAGCTGAGGCTTTTGACATGAGAGAAACTGCTCCATTAGCTGCTTCTAAGGTAAAAGAAGAGCTTCTCTAACTAATCTCTCTTGATCCAGTTGTTCAGTGTGTAATGTGTTTAGCTTGTGAATTGATGATTCAGGATATGTATAAGAACGATGCTAGTGCGAAATCGTTGGGCGCATTGTCTATGGGAGTTCCGGGAGAGATAGCTGGACTTTACGAGGCTTGGAAACGGTATGGCCGTCTTCCGTGGAAACCGCTTTTCGAGCCGGCTATTAAGCTGGCTCGGGACGGTTTCGTGGTGTATCCGTATCTCGGAAAGGCCATATCGACCAAAGTTGCGATGATACTTAAAGATCCGGGTATGCGGAGTGTCTTCTCAAGAAACGGACAGGTTTTGAAAACCGGTGAGACTTGCTATAACCCGGAGCTAGCTCAGAGTCTTGAGACTATTTCTGAGCAAGGCCCGGGAGCGTTCTACAACGGGACAGTAGGCGAGAAGCTTGTTAAAGATGTGAAGAAGGCGGGAGGGATCATAACGATGGATGATCTAAGAAGTTATAAGGTCCGAGTTACCGATGCAATGTCTGTGGATGTTATGGGTTATACGGTTCATGGAATGCCGCCTCCTTCGGGCGGTACAGTCGGTTTTTCGATGGTTATGAATATCTTGGATAGTTACTCGAATCTTTACACTGCTTCGGGAAGAGAGCTCGGGCTGCACCGTTTGATAGAAGCAATGAAACATATGTTTGCAGCTCGTATGGATCTTGGAGACCCTGAGTTCGTTAATGTAACAAACTCTATGAACCAAATGCTCTCGAAGGCTCACGCGGAAGAAATCCAAAAGAGGATTTTCGACAACACGACATTCCCACCTGAGTACTATATGAACCGGTGGAGCCAACTCAGGGACCAAGGAACGAGTCATTTCTGCGTTGTGGATGCGGATCGCAACAGTGTGTCGATGACCTCAACCGTGAATTACCGTTTTGGTGCCGGGGTGTTATCACCTTCAACTGGAATTGTACTTAACAACGAGATGGATGATTTCTCAACACCCACGGAAATCACTCCCGACATGCTTCCTCCAGCGCCTACAAATTTCattgaaccaaacaaaagaccATTATCTTCCATGACACCTCTCGTGATCACCAAGGTTCACAATCAATATATATCTACTTTTCCTGTTATCTACAACTCATAGTCTCATACTATGAGTTCTAACCACGGTCCATGGAAACCCGCGGTTGTGATTTTTTTATCGCAGGATGGTGAGTTCGTGGCAGCGCTTGGAGGAGCTGGTGGAATGCATATAATTCCAGCGGTGCTTCAAGTGTTTCTTAATTGCTTTGTGTTGAATATGAAACCTAAAGAAGCAGTAGAGAGTGCCAGAATATACCATAGAGTATGCATAGTTCAAAACCATCTGATTGTTGTTACTAACATTCAAAATGAAATACTCAATGtattttggttgttgttgcagtTGATACCAAATGTTGTTTCCTATGAGAACTTCACCACGATCAATGGCGATCACATAGGGGTTTCAGAAGATACCAAGATGTTTCTAGCAGAGAGAGGACATGAGCTAAAGGAGCTATCAGGTGGAGCTATAGTTCAACTTATTGTTCAGAGTTtcaaggaagagaaagaagaagaaatgattatTGAAATTGGAAGGAAAATCGGAAAGAAATCGAAACCATTAAAGGGCTTACTTACTGCAGTTAGTGATCCTCGAAAAGATGGAAAGCCAGCTGCAGTTTGATTTCGTTATTAAGCTAATTACAAATTTCCTCATTCAAGTCCCATTCTCTATCATGTAAATTTGAATAAAGTTACATGAGCCTCAAAGACTCAGCGTGGGATATATACAGAAGCAAAGTTGTAGTTGGAACCAAGAGTTGTTACATTATTCTCACAAGagttatctctctctcttctctttgcttgaagaatattataaaacaatttttgaaaagctttctattaaattaagaaacctTACTTCCCAAACAAAGATGTCCTCAAGTCAAAACACAAACGAATGTTTTTGTAGACAGTGTTGATCACCATTTCATGGTCCCTGGTTCACCAACCAACTGGTTTGAGTGGATCTTGTCAGCTTGCTTCATGAAACTCGGTTGGTTCGTCGAAGACAAAAGCCTCGCCCACATTCTGTCAGTGATCACCAccttgttctgtttctccgTGATCCTCTACACAATATTCAAACCATGTTATTAGGATTCCCAAATTGATATAAATGTAAGAGATGCTCAGGTATGAGTATTTGGTCCTGAGACTCACATTGAAGGGAATGTAAGTATGTCTTCCATTGACAAGGCCAACAGTGAAACCATTGTAACCAGCCATCACTCCATGAACCGCGCTTTGAGCTAAAAGCGTGCAGCATACATTGTCTGATGCATTGCTCGGAACAGCTCGTATCATGTAGGTTGGATCTGAAAgacaccaaaaaagaagaagaaactttatcTATTATGTTCCAcatacacaaaagaaaaactcataagataTCTATATACCTATATATTTGAGGGTAAGGGTCATCTTCTTGGCAAAATGATCCTATATAAGAAGAGACAAAGGAAAGCAAATCATTTTCTCAGTTTTTGTCTCACgaaaatcctctgtttttaggAATGTCAATAATGTTAACCTTGATTCTTTGGGAGATCCATAGGCCAATGTCTTGAAGAAGTTTGTTTCCAGAGGCATCTTTGAGAGTTGTGGACTCTTTCATGCTTTCAGACAACAGATCTTGTCCCGCACCTTCTGCAATTACAATCACCATATGACCACTCTCCTTTAACCGTTTATCGATAAATTCAAAAAGCCCGCCCGAGCcttcaagaaaaaatggagATTCCGGGATCAAGCAACAGTCCACATCTCGGCTGGCTAGAGTGGCATGCATTGCAATGAATCCTGCACAAACCCTTAAGAATCCGTAAACATCTCTTCGGTGCTCAGCTAAACTTGGGTGAAAACTACCTAAGTCTAGGGAAACTTCTTACCGCTGTACCGTCCCATTAACTTCACAAGACCAATACCATTCTCAAAGCTTGTAGCTTCGACATGTGCTGCATTGATAGCACGTTGAGCCTCTTCTACAGCTGTGTCAAACCCGAAAGATCTATCGATAATCTGTACCGAGAAAGAACAAACAGTCATTATCCCAAACAACCATAAGAATCTACGATACAATATCGAAATCTCAAACCATTAGGGGGGAAAAAAGAATTACAGGAATGTCATTGTCAATTGTTTTCGGGATTCCGGCAACCGCAACTTTAAGCTTGCGTTTCCTAATCTCCTGCAGAGACAGTCATTAAAGAAATAACCAACGCAATTATTGATCAGAAGTAGTTATGCCTACCTCGAATATAGCAGCTGCTCCTTTCTGTGATCCATCTCCACCGATTATATAAACCTGGTTAATCCCGCGATCTTGAATACTATCTACTATCTTGGTGGTGTTGTGACCGCCTCTTGAAGTCCCGAGGATAGTTCCTCCGCTTCTATGGATATCATTCACTGTTTTTAAGTCCAAATGGATTGTGTTTCTCGCGTAAAATCCTCTGTAACCTCCCTGCAACCAAATTTGATCACAAGATTAATATATTGAGCTAAAAAATTGAGAGCAATGCTGAAAGAATAACTAAACCAATGAGACTTACATCAATGCCAAGGATTCTCTTGACACCATACATATAAGATAATCCACAAACTATCTCTCTGATCACAGTATTAAGCCCGGGACATAGACCGCCACATGTAACAATGCAAGCAAGAACATCATCCGACTCAAAGTAAACCTGCGTAAACAAAACAGTCCCATCAACACTCACCTTCTCAAGCATAGACTCTTTGAAAAGAGACAGAATCTACCCTTTGACGTGGTCCTGCACGACGGAAATGCGTTCCCCTAGGACTATCAGGATGAACTACTATCTACAAAAAGGCGAAACCAGAATCTTCATCAACGAGAGACGAATAAACAAACGCTAATGGCTAAAGGAGAGAGTGTTGTACTTACTTTTTGAGGAACCGTGTCATCCTCATCGACAAAATACTGCCTGAAAACACATTGAATT includes:
- a CDS encoding Beta-galactosidase related protein (Beta-galactosidase related protein; FUNCTIONS IN: hydrolase activity, hydrolyzing O-glycosyl compounds; INVOLVED IN: carbohydrate metabolic process; EXPRESSED IN: leaf; CONTAINS InterPro DOMAIN/s: Glycoside hydrolase, family 35 (InterPro:IPR001944); BEST Arabidopsis thaliana protein match is: Beta-galactosidase related protein (TAIR:AT5G49250.1); Has 65 Blast hits to 65 proteins in 2 species: Archae - 0; Bacteria - 0; Metazoa - 0; Fungi - 0; Plants - 65; Viruses - 0; Other Eukaryotes - 0 (source: NCBI BLink).) — its product is MICVPGPIIEALSSTTLSGAGEASVHRHRDPNFSSFRRYFVTLVSFFIFPLLKLFPILSPLVIPLVIPAHNLLTNLPHLASLPGRSSTQIKEGRLKQHALSFSHSSAAALWTDSCSELSHVEKDATPWIFATYLSHGHSLLPTIFHSSEMTPALQIISPFLDSRRSTSAFWHLDMKLGFSPVDLVSFAGPFLPFRPKPICCFRTCKAFILRSDFFNSMLGPLIFLCRSPLINGHGHHLIEISPWRFWFFIYHLRILVLAISRNVWPHSKVLKTFSLIFLNCTCLCVKCGFELWVFIAQWSPSSSSIAFKLITMSIIMFHCLIVYAAIDRRFVCLLCWILKLTLTDYRTIVLRILAILFPWVLQLAPVRSIASMSLSTSLRPLTVTNLLSFDYFEDDPSIYCDLTCCTVLLCLCLKALMEFKSMHFIFLFMVLGNTVCCNALIFEFLNSISCNCSMFH
- the GGT4 gene encoding gamma-glutamyl transpeptidase 4 (gamma-glutamyl transpeptidase 4 (GGT4); CONTAINS InterPro DOMAIN/s: Gamma-glutamyltranspeptidase (InterPro:IPR000101); BEST Arabidopsis thaliana protein match is: gamma-glutamyl transpeptidase 1 (TAIR:AT4G39640.2); Has 9173 Blast hits to 9142 proteins in 1473 species: Archae - 86; Bacteria - 4214; Metazoa - 707; Fungi - 305; Plants - 112; Viruses - 1; Other Eukaryotes - 3748 (source: NCBI BLink).); this encodes MRDAIIADPLLAIDHETVAEKKKQSKNLKISLLLLLILLATSGYYSFSDNITTVFLSRQAIDDDHSLSLGTISDVVESENGVVAADDARCSEIGASVLRSGGHAVDAAVAITLCVGVVNPMSSGIGGGSFLIVSSQKDSKAEAFDMRETAPLAASKDMYKNDASAKSLGALSMGVPGEIAGLYEAWKRYGRLPWKPLFEPAIKLARDGFVVYPYLGKAISTKVAMILKDPGMRSVFSRNGQVLKTGETCYNPELAQSLETISEQGPGAFYNGTVGEKLVKDVKKAGGIITMDDLRSYKVRVTDAMSVDVMGYTVHGMPPPSGGTVGFSMVMNILDSYSNLYTASGRELGLHRLIEAMKHMFAARMDLGDPEFVNVTNSMNQMLSKAHAEEIQKRIFDNTTFPPEYYMNRWSQLRDQGTSHFCVVDADRNSVSMTSTVNYRFGAGVLSPSTGIVLNNEMDDFSTPTEITPDMLPPAPTNFIEPNKRPLSSMTPLVITKDGEFVAALGGAGGMHIIPAVLQVFLNCFVLNMKPKEAVESARIYHRLIPNVVSYENFTTINGDHIGVSEDTKMFLAERGHELKELSGGAIVQLIVQSFKEEKEEEMIIEIGRKIGKKSKPLKGLLTAVSDPRKDGKPAAV
- the GGT4 gene encoding gamma-glutamyl transpeptidase 4 (gamma-glutamyl transpeptidase 4 (GGT4); CONTAINS InterPro DOMAIN/s: Gamma-glutamyltranspeptidase (InterPro:IPR000101); BEST Arabidopsis thaliana protein match is: gamma-glutamyl transpeptidase 1 (TAIR:AT4G39640.2); Has 35333 Blast hits to 34131 proteins in 2444 species: Archae - 798; Bacteria - 22429; Metazoa - 974; Fungi - 991; Plants - 531; Viruses - 0; Other Eukaryotes - 9610 (source: NCBI BLink).); this translates as MRDAIIADPLLAIDHETVAEKKKQSKNLKISLLLLLILLATSGYYSFSDNITTVFLSRQAIDDDHSLSLGTISDVVESENGVVAADDARCSEIGASVLRSGGHAVDAAVAITLCVGVVNPMSSGIGGGSFLIVSSQKDSKAEAFDMRETAPLAASKDMYKNDASAKSLGALSMGVPGEIAGLYEAWKRYGRLPWKPLFEPAIKLARDGFVVYPYLGKAISTKVAMILKDPGMRSVFSRNGQVLKTGETCYNPELAQSLETISEQGPGAFYNGTVGEKLVKDVKKAGGIITMDDLRSYKVRVTDAMSVDVMGYTVHGMPPPSGGTVGFSMVMNILDSYSNLYTASGRELGLHRLIEAMKHMFAARMDLGDPEFVNVTNSMNQMLSKAHAEEIQKRIFDNTTFPPEYYMNRWSQLRDQGTSHFCVVDADRNSVSMTSTVNYRFGAGVLSPSTGIVLNNEMDDFSTPTEITPDMLPPAPTNFIEPNKRPLSSMTPLVITKVHNQYISTFPVIYNS
- the PFK1 gene encoding phosphofructokinase 1 (phosphofructokinase 1 (PFK1); FUNCTIONS IN: 6-phosphofructokinase activity; INVOLVED IN: glycolysis; LOCATED IN: cytosol, 6-phosphofructokinase complex, plasma membrane; EXPRESSED IN: 25 plant structures; EXPRESSED DURING: 16 growth stages; CONTAINS InterPro DOMAIN/s: Pyrophosphate-dependent phosphofructokinase TP0108 (InterPro:IPR012004), Phosphofructokinase (InterPro:IPR000023); BEST Arabidopsis thaliana protein match is: phosphofructokinase 3 (TAIR:AT4G26270.1); Has 7864 Blast hits to 7397 proteins in 2157 species: Archae - 28; Bacteria - 5161; Metazoa - 680; Fungi - 324; Plants - 394; Viruses - 2; Other Eukaryotes - 1275 (source: NCBI BLink).), which encodes MSSSVPNSDRKIVTGPAGYILEDVPHFSDDFPDHPTYPNPLQDNAAYSVVKQYFVDEDDTVPQKIVVHPDSPRGTHFRRAGPRQRVYFESDDVLACIVTCGGLCPGLNTVIREIVCGLSYMYGVKRILGIDGGYRGFYARNTIHLDLKTVNDIHRSGGTILGTSRGGHNTTKIVDSIQDRGINQVYIIGGDGSQKGAAAIFEEIRKRKLKVAVAGIPKTIDNDIPIIDRSFGFDTAVEEAQRAINAAHVEATSFENGIGLVKLMGRYSGFIAMHATLASRDVDCCLIPESPFFLEGSGGLFEFIDKRLKESGHMVIVIAEGAGQDLLSESMKESTTLKDASGNKLLQDIGLWISQRIKDHFAKKMTLTLKYIDPTYMIRAVPSNASDNVCCTLLAQSAVHGVMAGYNGFTVGLVNGRHTYIPFNRITEKQNKVVITDRMWARLLSSTNQPSFMKQADKIHSNQLVGEPGTMKW